Genomic segment of Panicum virgatum strain AP13 chromosome 9N, P.virgatum_v5, whole genome shotgun sequence:
TGGACACCTTGTGCTGCCCACTGCTTGGATCTGTTGCTGGAGGACATTGGTAAGATCAATGAGTTCAAAACTTGCATCAATAATGCAAGGAAGGTGTCCAGATTCATCTACAAGCATGGGAGACTTATTGACCAAATGAGAGAGAAGATAGGTGGAGATCTTGTGAGGCCAGCTGTGACTCGCTTTGCTACCTCTTTTCTCACTTTGGCAAGTATGCATAGGAACAGGAATGGTTTGAGAAATTTATTTGTTAGTGATGAATGGCATAATACTAAGTTCTCCAATACTACagaaggaaaacaagtggaGCATATTGTTCTTTCAATGCCATTTTGGAAAAATATTGAAGATTGCCTAAGAGCTTCACAACCACTTCTCGTTGCTCTAAGGATAGCAGATGGAGATGAGACACCAGTGGCTCCTGAGATCATGGCTGCCATGGATGTGGCAAAAAAACACCATAAAGGAATCTTTGAAGCACAATCCAAGATTACTTGCTGAGGTACTAGAATACTATGGGAAGAGATGGGAAAACCAGATGGAGCAAAAACTCTATGGGGCTGCCCTATACTTGAATCCTCTTTGCCATAAGGGACCAAGACAGGAGACAAGCTGCAAGACTAAGATCCATGTTTAATGATGTTTTGTGGAAGATGATAAGTGATGAGGATGAACAAACAAAGATTAGTAAGCAAGCTGATGACTACGAAAGGTCCGAAGGAGATTGCTTCTCCAAGCAAGGAGCAATAAGAGATAGAGATAAAAAAATCCTAGTAAGTTTTCAGAAATTGTCTCCTTCCTTTCCTTTGTCCTTCTTTGTTGAAGCTAATGAATATTTCCTTTGTGTTGTAGTTTGTTGGTGGGGTTCATATGGTGGCCTAGCATTCGAGCTCCAAAGTTTAGCAAAAAGGATTATTAGCCTTTGTTGTTCTGCATCTGGGTGTGAACGTAACTGGAGTGTGTTTTCTAATGTAAGTATAAGTATTGTAAGCTATTAAATGTTGATTTGTTGTTGTACATCTGATCTGATCTAAATTTGCTTTTGTATTTCTTTTGTTGCAGATCCATACCAAAAAGAGAAACAGGTTGGACAGAGCACAAAAGGTTGAACAAGTTGGTGTATGTTAGCTACAACCGGAAGATGGAAAATAGGTTTCAAAAAATTAGAGAACTTGGTTCCaaaggaaagaaaagcaacCCTCTCTTGCTTGACGAATTTCAATGGGACAATGAATGGGTCTGTGAAAGTGATCCCGTTCATGAAGGTGATGATGGTAATATTACTTGGAGCAACGTGGATGAAGCTATCGGTGCGACGGAAGGTCTCCAAGGTCGACACTTCCCtagggctgctgctgctcatgcAAGTTCTAGCGCTGCCTCTAGTAGGATGATGACATATGTTTCTAAGAAGCGTCCAAGGAACCAACCAACTCCAACTCCAGTTATCCCTGAAGATGATGACGGTGATGAACAAGATGAAGCAATGGAGGAGGATGACgattctgctgctgctggaactgAAGAGGATGTAGGCTTCCATTTGAATGATGATTTACTAGAGTAGAGATTAGAGATTTATCATAAGCCTGGCCTAGTTGGCTTTTGTTATGTATTGAACTATGTTTTTGGCTTTGTGTTGGACCTGGACCATTGTTGCTTTATCCTTCATTGCTTCTTTATTAGTTTGGTTTTGTACTTGTTGCTGCTGGCCTGCTACTGTGATGCATAATTCAATTTATTGACTGTCATATAGTGCTCTAACTTGTTAATTCTTTGTTATTCCAGCTTCAACAGGACAACAGCAACAAGTCAGCAAGAATATGGAGTTTGCAAAGAGGATCAGGAGCTATGGAGTATGGATTATGGAGGACAAGGAACCAATTTCACAATTTCAAGTAAGTCACCATTTGCTCTATATTCAGTACTAGACATAGAAAACTAGACACTTTCTTGGCCTGAAATATATATGAGAATATATACTAGTACAGTAGTACTTCAGTACTTAACTCCTATACTAGATAATAatataagtatatatatatatatatatatatggatccTAATTCCTGGATGACTAGAGGACGACTAGGGTCGATCAGACCCGACTAATCGACCCTAGTCGGCGACTAATCACGATTAGTCGTCTGGTCCACCCATTGTTCGATCAAACGATTAGGCGATTTAAAAACATTGTTTTGATAGCAACTATATATATTGGTATATTTGATTTGCTTGGGATTTGATACCAGTTAGAGATAAGGTTAGTTTCCTTTTTAAATTAGGAGGTAGCATTTTAAAGATAACAAAAAAAACTCATATCCCTGCCCTTGTGGGTGGCCGCAGTTTACTGGCATGGTCACGCTGCTTAGGCTCAGGGCTATTTTGATCAATCCATCACAAATTACTAAATCATTATGTCCACAGCTGGATGTCTTATTTGTATGATCTGATCGGTTTTGACATATTTTTTATGTATATAAGGGGCCGTTGACCTTACATGTGGTTTGCTCATAATATCAAACAGATAAGTCATGATAATGCTATTTTGCTGACTCAAAAGGATAGGATCTGACATCAGAATATCTGAACTGACCAGTGTGCTCAAATATCCGAACTAATAATTATGAGCCAGTAAGACCTCAATTAATCGATTTAACAAATGTGTAAGCTGTCCACACCTCGTGGATCGGCAGAATGAGTATATAATTCCATGCTAACGTACTTAGGCACCACATATTGTAATGCTGAAAATTAGCAAGTTGCTGGATACATCCATCCTAATAGCTATGCTATTTTCTCTAGCTCAAATGGTGATTGTAATCAGCCCAGCACAAATTCTGTCAGTCAATGAGACTTAGGTTCTTTTTTCCCTTTAGAATGAATTGACCTTAATTAGCTCATTAGCTGGCACTTCACTAATATAACAACAAAACAGTTTTCTCAACTTCAACAGACATTCCATATTCTCCCTTCCATGTGCAAAAAGAAAACGAAAACATGTCCAagattttatcaacacatcacATAGTATAAAAGAAAACATTTGATCATATATTTATATCCCTTCAAATCATAAATAGTTAATTTAGCATGTCATCAGCTAGTTGTACCTCAATTATTCAGATGAGTgagtgtagaactagctgcaaaTATATGAGATTGCTGCCAAATCAATAGAAGTCTTACAAGGAATCACATATAGTAAGTAGATCCAGCaaactactccctctgttccaaattatagttcaCTTTAcctttgtcctaagtcaaacttccCTAACTTTGATGAAGTTTATAGGAAAAAACACCAACGTTCACAACATCAAATTAGTTTCATTAAATCCACCATAAAATGTGTGTTGATAGTGTATTTACTTGGTACTATAGGTTTCTATATATCTGAAAACATGGTCAAATTTAgagaagtttgacttaggagAAAGCTTAAGTGAAGGATAATTTGGAATGGGTGGAGTATTAATCAACAGTTCAAAACAGAAGTCATTTTAGGCACTGAACTTTGGCTTGCAAATACTAATCATGTAGTTTCTTTTTACAAAAGACAATCATGTAAGTTTTTCAAGGTAATATTTTGAACCAAGTGATTTTATGACTATATTAATTGCTTACAGGTAGTGAAGCTATTGGGTTTGTTCAGAGGAATAGCTACCTGGGTTTCATCTCCATATGACGGCTGGGCTTTTACATTGGCCCACCAAACCTATCAACACACACCCTTTCAGAGTAGGGAGACCCCTTAATCATCAGGGCTTGAGATTCAATggcttcattttttttattgtcaTTGTCTAATATTTTAGATATacattctaaaaaaatagatcGATAAATGTTTTTAAATTTGATTGTTATTTATATGCTCAAAACTCCATATATTTTCATGAAAACACCCAAAAAACTATAATTTCATAGAACATTTCATGAAAACACCCAAAAAACTATAATTTCATAGAACTTCCCTTGTTTAGCATGCAATGGGTGGGATAAATATATTGAATACACCAGCATGATGGTCCAACCTGTCAGTTTTGAAGGCATTTAACAGTATCAATGATGCTGGAAGCTGAAACTTGGTGTGAAGTTATCTGAAATTCAAACTGAAATTTGTAATTTTCTTAAATGTAGatcaaaatatttatatttttgagAAATTGACTACGTAGGAGCCAACCACAACCTACATACTGAATCCCTTTTAATATATGATATATATCCCCTATCTAATTGAACATTTCTTGATTTATTAGTTGGTATTATATTGTTTTTCCCATAACAAGTACATACCTCAGACTGAACAGAAAGTAATTAGCTTGCACTTACCAATTTTTCCTGTTAAAATCACCTCTGAATAAACTGTGTTACACCTCGCTCATGGCCAGATAAATGCCATGTtatctagtcgtccgactaatcgcgattagtcgcgattagtcgggctTATCGGTCCGGTGACCCCGATAAGGGACACCGAGTAGGTCTGGGcgactagttttctagtcgtccgactagtcgtcgactagtcgcgattagtcgcacGATCAGGTTGGAAAATGATCAGACTTGAGATTGTTTTGTGGGCTGTTTGAGTTGTGGGCCTCGGCCGGTGATGGACTGGCAAGGTGGCCCATTAGGTTTTTGGTATATAGAGGCTGAGAGACAGGAATATGGACTATGGGACAGGAATACAGAGTTCTGGATAGTTCACAAATCATCTCTCACAAATAAGTGAAAAATCGACCATTATTGTTGCCTTCATACTTGCTTTTTATTAAGTAATATGTAGTACATATACCATATCGGTCCTGGGACACATAGGACGACTAGGCAGACGACTAGGACCGACTAAGCTCGACTAATcggcctgatcgacgactaatcgcgactagtcgtctgatcggtcccatggcgactaggttcgactagacgatttgaaaacatggGATAAATGTTGCCATTATGGTGGTAGGGGAAATCATTTTAGCTGTATCTGCAAAAACAGACAGGAATCATGAACTGGATGGCAAGATCTGAGAACACAGTTCATCGAAAAAAAGATCTGAGAACACAGGCAACAGCTACACACAATCTAAGCAGATAAGTAAGGATCAGATAATGGCCATGTAATACTTCAAGTTAAACCCACACTCTATGCATCGTTCGTTCTAATGACATCAAATGTTACAACCTCATGAAGAATGTGGCGATTCAACCACGCTATAGCCTGCAGCTTTTGCTACATGTTGCTTCATGGAACCCCTTAGGTCCTTTACACATTGCCACATCCCCTCTGAAGCATATATGTTTGATAACATAGTTTGGAACCCGTCATGATGAGGATCCAGCTCGACAAGCTTCCTCCCAACCCTTTCCCCAACTTCACTGTTACCATGTTTCCAGCAGGCACCAAGCAATGCACCCCATGCTGGGACATCAGGTGACATGGGCATGCTCAGATCCTCAGCTTCTCTGACATATCCAGCTCGTCCAAGGAGATCAACCATACATCCATAGTGTCTGATGTTTGGTACAATCTGGTACTTGTTTTGCATCAACTTAAAGAATTGACGGCCCTCCTCAACTAGTCCAGCATGTCTGCAAGCACTCAGAACTCCGGTGAAAGTTATCTCATTTGGGACAGCAGTTGCAGAGGCTTCCATCTCTGAAAACATGTCAAGGGATTTTGTAACAAGGCCATTCATGGCCAGCCCCACGACGACAGCATTCCAGCAAGGTGTTCCTTTTTCTTCTACCGTGTCGAAGACTTCTAGTGCAGCATCCAAGCATCCACATTTCATGTACATGTCAATGAGGCTAGTCCCAAGTAAAACAGTGATGTTATATTGGTGTTCCTTAATGTACTCATGCACTGACTTTCCTTTCTCCAACGCAGACAGATTAGTACAAGCAGAGATGACACTCACTAGTGTAACCTCATCAGGTCTAATTCCATGGGCTTTCATGTTGTCAAAAACTGTGAGCGCCTCGGATGACTGGTTATTTTGCACACAACCAGATATCATTGTACTCCAAGAAACATTGTCTTTGTCAGGCATCACACTGAATAACACCTTTGCATCCTCTACATGGCCATTCTTCAGATAGCCAGCAATCATCGAGTTCCAGGAGAAGTGGTCCAAACTCTCACCACTGTCAAACAATCTCCGTGCTGCAGCAATATCCAGACAACTTGAGTACATGTGGATAAGTGCATTCTGGACATTCAACCGCAAACCAAGGCCAGCTCTGAAAACCAGTCCATGGCACACCTCTCCATTCCGAATTACCTCTGACCGTGTGCATGCAGCAATCACACTGACCATCACTGCCTCATCCACATGCCAACCCTCAGCACGCATATCTGAGAACACACCCAACGCTTCCACAAACTGGCCATTCCGCTCAAAGCAGGAAATCATAGCTGCCCACGTGAAAGCGTCCCTATGCTCTGCCACATCAAACACCTTCTTCGCCTCATCCACCATCCCACTCCTCCCAAAAAGTGCCACCATTGAACTCACCGCCGCAGCGCTCCTCTCTGGCATCCTATCAAACACCCCGATCGCCTGCTCGACGTCCCCAGCGCGCACGTATGCGGCCAGGATCGTGTTCCAGGAAACGGCGTCCCACACGGGCCCCTCGTCGAACACCCTGCGCGCGTCCGCGACGCAGCCACAGGCGGAGTACATGTGCATCAGCGCGTTCCTGAGGTACACATTGTCTACGAACCCGTGCCTGACGGCGTGTAAGTGCAGCTGCCGCCCTTCCCGCGCGTCCCCcctggcggcgcaggcggcggcgaggagcgggtACGTGTAGGCGTCGGGAAGCGCGGGCATGGACGCGTAGAGCGGGAGGCAGAGGTGGGGAAGGCCGTGTCGCAGGGCGGCTTTGAGGATGGTGTTGCAGGAGAACGCGTTGGGGCTGCGCACGAGGCGGAAGAGGCGCAGGGAGTGGTCGAAcgggcgcgggaggaggcgcccggcggcggtggaggtggtgaagaggaggaggcggctggCGGCGAACGCGTCCGCGAGGAGGCCCGAGGCGAGGAACTGCGCGTGGATTTGGAGGAGGTGTCCCGCGGAGCGGCAGCGGGAGAGGTGCGCATCGAGGAGGGACACGGTGAGCATGAtcagcggccggccggcgccgaggGCGGGGCCGCggaggggggtgggggggggggtgcggcgGCCGCGTCTAGCCCCTACGGTTTCCTATCAACGGTTTCGTGCGGAATTTTTGCGCTAGTGGGCTACTTCGGTGGGCGAAACGCGCAAGTTTGCGCAGACGAGTTGGGCTGCCGTTTGTGTTAAGCCAGTTGGTTGCTCGGCCCAATGTAATGTGATTAGCCCAAACAACCAGGGAGCAGCCCGAAACCGGCAAAAATGCGAGCCATTccgataaataaataaataaggaaAATGTTACCGCGCGCGGTGTCGTGCTCGTGCCGGAGCACGCGACCCGCGCAGCCCACGAGCGCCCAAGCCTGCATTGACTTCTGCTTTGGTCTTATTTGATTGGTCTGCATTGACTTCTATTTTGAACTTATTTGATTGGTTTTACACGCACATTTATAGCTATTTTACACACACATTTATAGCTGTTGGGCTGCGCACGCTAGCCCAGGGGTCCACGTCCCCCGCTCTCTCAACCCTCTCCACTCCCTCCTTTTATTGAATATGCTTgttggtaaaaaatattttatctcttTCATATTACATCCGTTTTAAGAATCGATTACGTCGTTGTATTCTAAACAATGAGACGGACAAAACTAGACctcacttgcatatattttgacgATGTTATAAATAGTAGTCACTTATATAAAGATCTGCTCTCTTTCTGTAGCAATTTATGTGTATATCGACTTATTGTAGTAGCAACTTATGTATATATCGGCTTATTGTAGTAACAATTTATTATGTgcatataataattttttgtcTTGTGTCAACTTATATATATGAGTATTTTATTTGTACTACCTTATATCATATATGTGTGGCAACTCATGTATATAATCGATTTTGTTTTGTGGCAACATTTATTTAAATGTGtgacaacttttatttttgttGTATATAAACTTATGTGTACGACAATTTACTCCTTTTTTACAACTTATGTAAAATGACATCTTGTGTCTGTAACAACTTATGTATATAATAAATTCTATTTTTTGAGTAATAGATTATGCTTTGGTGGGAACTTTATTATTGTAAAAAaacttataaatatttttttatatgtgtgacaacttatatatatatatatatatatatatatatatatatatatatatatatatatatatatatatatatattgtagcAAATACTTCAATAATACCAAACtcaaatttacatataagttgCTACTATTGCAAAACGtgttcaaaatatatgcaagtgagATCTAATTTTGTTCGTCTCATCATGTAGATCACAATGATACAATTAGTATTCAAAATGAAGATCATACGAAggaaataaaatatttatttgaaGAAGTTtcatattaaaaaaaagaaatctggAGGTGAACCCTCACCATACTGTAGGTGGAAAGCGACATTCATTAGTGGGAGAGGAAACGTGCGTTGAATCCGAAAGGGAAGGGGTCGCGCGCTGTGCGCTTTGCGCGACCGGTCGCGGGTTAACTGCGTACCATTTCCGAACTCGTTGCAGTCCCATGAAGTCGTTGGTTCGTTGCTGCAATCCTACCCTTCACCGGCAATCTGACACCAACATATCGCGTACCAGAAAATGAACAATCTTATCTAGGTATAACAGAAAATTCGTATCTGTGAATGCAAACTACGTTAGCTACTAATTTACATCCTCTGTTCATTTATATATAATGCCGGTTAGCTCGAAATTGAGCTAATTATCAACGTCATATATAGACGAACAGATGGAGTACATGCGATACGAGCCCCATCCTTCTGAAGTGCTGAGTTAGGACGCGCGCCACCAAACAATGGACTCTTCAGCCACTTTCCACGCAGAAGCAAAGGTGGAAgttgctttttttttcaaatgaaaGGTGGAAGTTGCTATCAATTCATCGCCTTGAGTCCTTGACCACCCAATGCCGAACGCATTACTAAGTTGAGCCTTCTCCAAGCCTCACAACAGAACTCCAACTTCTTCACCACGTACACCAGGGTAAAAGATATCGCCTCGGATCTCCGAACAATCCTCTCCTTCCCAAGTTGACTTCAAGCctgttttgcatttttctttgGTGCCTCCATACATAAATGAAACTGCCGGCACATACAGATACAGTGCTGAACTGCTGATAGTTCCGAGTTTGTTTATGAATAGCGGTCGAATATTATACTGACAGGAGAAAGATCTGTCTGCAGAATCTGATGCTTTTAGTGAGACGAGCTGACTCCGCTGGGCGATGCGTTAATTGCTTTCAGTGCATCGAAATCTGAGAGCAGAGCACGTAGAGATCAAAGTTACGTGGTAGTATATACTAATCATCGAGAACGCAAACACAAGTAAACGCGAGAGAAATAAGAAATGCAGAACTGCCGCAAGAACGACGCGGCAAGATCCAGGCGACCGACAGGGGCACCCATGTCATTTCGTAAATCCTACAAGTTATTTATGTATTCTGAATCTTGCATTTCTAGTCGGAAAGAGAAGGaaatttatttttctaatttctCACCAGAACCTACCCAACTCCGCTCTCCTTTTTAGGTTTTCTGAAGCAATCTCCTTTTTAGTTACACGGTCACTTGAGCTCCACCGGCTGCGGGCCCCGCCGCCCTGGGAACTTCTTCCCTGTCCCACTGTCAGTGACCGCGGCTGCTACAGAAAATCCGTTCctgggcccacgcgtcagtctCCGCGGGGCTCCCAGTCCCTCACCCCACGCCCCCGTCGGGTCGTGCACCCTCCGCTTTAAACCGGCGAAGCATTTTCTATCACCCACCTACTAATTTCCGTACCC
This window contains:
- the LOC120690460 gene encoding pentatricopeptide repeat-containing protein At1g05750, chloroplastic-like — its product is MLTVSLLDAHLSRCRSAGHLLQIHAQFLASGLLADAFAASRLLLFTTSTAAGRLLPRPFDHSLRLFRLVRSPNAFSCNTILKAALRHGLPHLCLPLYASMPALPDAYTYPLLAAACAARGDAREGRQLHLHAVRHGFVDNVYLRNALMHMYSACGCVADARRVFDEGPVWDAVSWNTILAAYVRAGDVEQAIGVFDRMPERSAAAVSSMVALFGRSGMVDEAKKVFDVAEHRDAFTWAAMISCFERNGQFVEALGVFSDMRAEGWHVDEAVMVSVIAACTRSEVIRNGEVCHGLVFRAGLGLRLNVQNALIHMYSSCLDIAAARRLFDSGESLDHFSWNSMIAGYLKNGHVEDAKVLFSVMPDKDNVSWSTMISGCVQNNQSSEALTVFDNMKAHGIRPDEVTLVSVISACTNLSALEKGKSVHEYIKEHQYNITVLLGTSLIDMYMKCGCLDAALEVFDTVEEKGTPCWNAVVVGLAMNGLVTKSLDMFSEMEASATAVPNEITFTGVLSACRHAGLVEEGRQFFKLMQNKYQIVPNIRHYGCMVDLLGRAGYVREAEDLSMPMSPDVPAWGALLGACWKHGNSEVGERVGRKLVELDPHHDGFQTMLSNIYASEGMWQCVKDLRGSMKQHVAKAAGYSVVESPHSS